A window from Natronorubrum aibiense encodes these proteins:
- a CDS encoding multicopper oxidase domain-containing protein: MLKLFHCHNLYHLDAGMARVVRYVE, translated from the coding sequence GTGCTAAAGTTGTTCCACTGTCACAACCTGTACCATCTCGATGCAGGGATGGCGCGTGTCGTGAGATACGTCGAGTGA
- a CDS encoding thioredoxin family protein, with translation MTEVILFTQETCGACATQREKNEGIEDEYPDGEFREVDIQKDLETAEKYGVRKTPTTFVYANGEQTAEFIGIVDRNDLESAIESATQQSSGFAQRLVDVVRG, from the coding sequence GTGACCGAAGTCATCCTCTTCACTCAAGAGACGTGCGGAGCATGCGCAACACAACGGGAGAAAAACGAGGGCATCGAGGACGAATACCCCGACGGCGAGTTTCGAGAGGTCGACATCCAGAAAGATCTGGAAACGGCCGAAAAGTACGGCGTCCGGAAGACGCCGACGACATTCGTCTACGCGAACGGTGAACAGACCGCTGAATTCATTGGCATCGTCGACCGGAACGACCTCGAGTCAGCTATCGAGAGCGCGACCCAGCAGTCATCTGGATTCGCCCAGCGCCTCGTCGATGTCGTGCGTGGATAA
- a CDS encoding DUF302 domain-containing protein, translating to MEYTIQTSVTGDFDDIVDTTVAALKDEGFGILCDIDIQATLKEKLDEEFRQYRILGACNPPMAYEGLTEEIELGALLPCNVIVYETDDGDIVVSAVDPKQLVGIADNDALDSIATEVNERFERVLSAVTDELGSTLEA from the coding sequence ATGGAATACACAATACAGACTTCAGTCACTGGCGATTTCGACGACATCGTCGACACAACGGTTGCTGCGCTCAAAGACGAAGGGTTCGGCATCCTCTGTGACATCGACATCCAAGCGACACTCAAAGAGAAACTCGACGAAGAATTCCGCCAGTATCGCATTCTCGGTGCATGCAATCCCCCGATGGCATACGAGGGACTGACCGAAGAAATCGAACTCGGCGCACTCCTCCCGTGTAACGTCATCGTCTACGAAACCGATGACGGCGATATCGTTGTGAGTGCCGTTGATCCAAAGCAATTGGTCGGTATCGCGGACAACGATGCGCTTGACTCCATTGCGACCGAGGTCAACGAGCGTTTCGAGCGTGTTCTCTCGGCCGTCACCGACGAACTAGGATCCACGTTGGAGGCCTGA
- a CDS encoding helix-turn-helix transcriptional regulator: MNRRRADTVVSGLVAAVLVVGGVLSWQAYQQQQAFDQMGSMMGTSMGSVHGTNPLWYILGTFLVSAVIGGGYLVIRDEVTSIDVNDRSQDEMANPTDPEEDESPEVAIQSNGAINPESQPQARVLDLLPDDERRILEPVISSPGITQVELRDRSNFSKSKVSQTVSALEKRGLLYRERQGRTYRIYPSDDLQRKQAN, from the coding sequence ATGAATCGACGGCGAGCCGATACAGTAGTCAGTGGCTTGGTCGCCGCCGTCCTCGTCGTCGGCGGTGTGCTCAGCTGGCAAGCATATCAGCAACAGCAAGCCTTCGACCAGATGGGATCGATGATGGGCACGTCGATGGGGTCCGTTCACGGAACAAATCCACTCTGGTACATCCTCGGAACCTTCCTCGTCTCGGCTGTCATCGGTGGGGGGTATCTCGTGATTCGGGATGAGGTCACCAGCATAGACGTAAACGACCGCTCACAGGATGAAATGGCGAATCCGACCGATCCTGAGGAAGACGAATCGCCAGAGGTAGCTATCCAATCGAATGGTGCCATCAATCCGGAGTCTCAGCCACAGGCTCGCGTGTTAGACCTCTTGCCGGATGATGAGCGACGGATCCTCGAACCGGTCATCTCCTCGCCCGGGATCACACAGGTCGAACTCAGGGATCGGTCGAACTTCTCGAAGAGCAAAGTAAGTCAGACGGTGAGCGCTCTCGAGAAGCGCGGGCTGCTGTACCGCGAGCGCCAGGGGCGGACATATCGCATCTATCCGAGCGACGACTTACAACGGAAACAGGCGAACTAG
- a CDS encoding SHOCT domain-containing protein, with protein MASSNQLDTTTIVLLILGAIILLPLLTMGMGFGGMMGYGGMMGQYGGTGGWWPLVGMLVPLIFLLILLGGGYLVFRRMSETQTSRNPAMEELRTAYARGDLTDEEFESRRERLERSE; from the coding sequence ATGGCTTCATCGAACCAACTCGACACCACGACAATCGTTCTCCTGATACTCGGAGCGATCATCTTGCTCCCGTTGCTCACAATGGGGATGGGATTCGGCGGGATGATGGGGTACGGTGGGATGATGGGTCAGTATGGCGGTACTGGTGGATGGTGGCCGCTCGTCGGGATGCTCGTCCCGCTCATCTTCCTCCTTATCCTCCTCGGCGGTGGCTACCTCGTCTTCCGGCGCATGAGCGAAACGCAGACGTCTCGAAATCCCGCGATGGAGGAACTCCGCACGGCATACGCTCGTGGGGACCTCACTGACGAAGAGTTTGAATCCCGCCGCGAGAGACTCGAACGGTCGGAGTGA
- a CDS encoding SHOCT domain-containing protein, whose protein sequence is MTQLTTHIARTARRLAILSVPLLVAATGTAAAHGSGSYGGGMMGGWGLFGGTMGLWGLLWMGALIAVPLYIVYALLNRGSGGNEEQSLSVLRERYARGELSDDEFDRRRKQLERTG, encoded by the coding sequence ATGACGCAACTCACCACTCACATCGCACGCACTGCTCGTCGACTCGCGATACTCTCCGTCCCGCTGCTGGTCGCGGCGACTGGAACGGCTGCTGCCCACGGTAGTGGGAGCTACGGCGGCGGTATGATGGGCGGCTGGGGCCTCTTCGGCGGAACGATGGGGCTCTGGGGACTCCTCTGGATGGGGGCCCTCATCGCCGTCCCCCTCTACATCGTCTACGCGCTCCTCAACCGAGGATCCGGTGGGAACGAAGAGCAGTCGCTGTCGGTTCTCCGCGAGCGTTACGCCCGCGGTGAGCTCTCGGACGACGAATTCGATCGACGGCGAAAACAGCTCGAACGTACCGGATGA